The Enterobacter asburiae genome window below encodes:
- a CDS encoding branched-chain amino acid ABC transporter substrate-binding protein — MKTVKISALSAAILLGSFASTAAWAADGETVVIGLAGPLTGPSARIGKDLENGAQLAIDDINKQHPTIGGKAVTFKLQSEDDQSDPRTAVAVAQRLVDSGVAGVVGHWNTGTSIPAARIYHDAGIAQVAPVATGHAYTKQGFDTSFRVMGHDDDGGQLAGQYAVNTLKAKRIAVIDDRTAFGQGLADQFIKSLEAQGVKVVDRQYVDDKTVDFSAVLTAIRSKNADLIFFGGVDSQAAPLARRIKQLGMNATLMGAGGFVSQTFLQLAQKEGEGVVALEPGLPVDQMPGGKAFEQAYQSRYHTHIELHAPFAYDATRVLVAAMEKAGSVEPSDYLPALRAISYSGVTGQIAFDKEGNLKSPSFTVYKVVDGKWQPQTVLGGAKAK, encoded by the coding sequence ATGAAAACAGTAAAAATCAGTGCGCTCAGCGCCGCTATCCTCCTCGGCAGTTTTGCCTCGACGGCCGCGTGGGCAGCCGACGGTGAAACCGTGGTTATTGGTCTGGCAGGCCCGCTCACCGGCCCGTCCGCCCGTATCGGTAAAGATCTGGAGAACGGCGCGCAGCTGGCCATTGACGACATTAACAAACAGCACCCGACCATCGGCGGCAAAGCGGTGACCTTCAAACTGCAGTCCGAAGACGATCAGTCCGACCCGCGCACCGCCGTGGCCGTGGCGCAGCGTCTGGTGGATAGCGGCGTGGCGGGCGTGGTCGGTCACTGGAACACCGGTACCAGCATTCCTGCCGCACGTATCTATCACGATGCGGGCATCGCACAGGTGGCACCGGTCGCGACCGGTCACGCCTATACCAAACAGGGTTTTGATACCAGCTTCCGCGTGATGGGCCACGACGACGACGGCGGTCAGCTAGCCGGCCAGTACGCGGTCAATACCCTGAAAGCCAAACGTATTGCGGTGATCGACGACCGTACCGCCTTTGGTCAGGGACTGGCGGACCAGTTTATTAAATCGCTTGAAGCGCAGGGCGTGAAGGTTGTCGATCGTCAGTACGTTGATGACAAAACGGTGGACTTCAGCGCCGTGCTGACCGCTATCCGGAGTAAAAACGCCGATCTGATCTTCTTCGGCGGCGTCGACAGCCAGGCCGCACCGCTGGCGCGTCGTATCAAACAGCTGGGCATGAACGCCACGCTGATGGGTGCAGGCGGTTTTGTCAGCCAGACGTTCCTGCAGCTGGCGCAGAAAGAAGGCGAAGGCGTGGTTGCCCTCGAACCAGGTCTGCCCGTTGACCAGATGCCGGGCGGTAAAGCGTTCGAGCAGGCGTACCAGTCCCGCTACCACACCCATATCGAACTGCACGCTCCGTTCGCCTATGACGCCACCCGCGTGCTGGTTGCGGCGATGGAAAAAGCAGGCTCCGTTGAGCCGTCCGACTATCTGCCGGCCCTGCGCGCCATCAGCTACTCCGGCGTCACTGGACAGATCGCGTTTGATAAAGAAGGTAACCTGAAATCGCCGTCTTTCACCGTTTACAAAGTTGTCGACGGCAAATGGCAGCCGCAGACCGTGCTGGGTGGCGCAAAAGCGAAGTAA
- a CDS encoding branched-chain amino acid ABC transporter permease, translating to MTTLQLQTPAATRKFWSGMALFCLALLVAPVVSTQLGGNYWVRVIDFALLYIMLALGLNIVVGYTGLLDMGFIAFYAVGAYLAALMASPHLLEVFPLLGVWFPDGLHTSYLLIIPLAALVAAVCGILLGAPTLKLRGDYLAIVTLGFGEIIRILMRNLDRPVNITNGAKGITGVDTLNLFGLKFSGVYHWFGFKVPALWLWYYLLMLVIVAIIFVCLRLQHSRIGRAWHAIREDEDVARAMGINVRNYKLLAFAMGASFGGVAGALFGAFQGFVSPESFTLQESIAVLAMVVLGGMGHIPGVILGAILLTALPELLRSQAAPVQQALFGTVLIDPEVLRQLFYGLALVLVMLVRPAGIWPVRHKEVNT from the coding sequence ATGACTACTCTTCAACTACAAACCCCTGCGGCGACGCGCAAATTCTGGTCAGGCATGGCTCTGTTCTGCCTCGCGCTGCTAGTTGCGCCCGTGGTGTCCACGCAGCTTGGCGGCAACTACTGGGTGCGCGTTATCGACTTCGCCCTGCTCTACATCATGCTGGCGCTGGGGCTAAATATTGTGGTGGGCTATACCGGCCTGCTGGATATGGGGTTTATCGCCTTTTACGCGGTCGGCGCCTATCTCGCTGCACTGATGGCCTCGCCACACCTGCTGGAGGTGTTTCCACTCCTTGGCGTCTGGTTCCCGGACGGGCTGCACACGTCATATCTGCTGATTATTCCGCTGGCTGCGCTCGTCGCTGCGGTCTGCGGCATTTTACTGGGTGCTCCCACGCTGAAGCTGCGCGGGGACTACCTGGCGATAGTGACCCTCGGCTTTGGCGAAATCATCCGCATCCTGATGCGCAACCTCGACCGTCCGGTGAACATCACCAACGGTGCGAAGGGCATTACCGGGGTGGATACGCTGAATCTGTTCGGCCTGAAGTTCAGCGGCGTATACCACTGGTTTGGTTTCAAAGTGCCCGCCCTGTGGCTGTGGTACTACCTGCTGATGCTGGTGATTGTGGCGATTATTTTTGTCTGCCTGCGCCTGCAGCATTCCCGTATTGGTCGCGCCTGGCACGCCATCCGTGAAGATGAAGATGTGGCCCGCGCGATGGGCATCAACGTGCGTAACTACAAGCTGCTGGCCTTTGCGATGGGTGCCTCTTTTGGCGGCGTGGCGGGTGCCCTCTTCGGCGCGTTTCAGGGCTTTGTCTCCCCGGAATCCTTCACGTTACAGGAATCCATTGCCGTGCTGGCGATGGTGGTGCTGGGCGGGATGGGACACATTCCGGGCGTGATCCTCGGCGCGATTCTGCTTACCGCCCTGCCGGAACTGCTGCGCAGTCAGGCAGCCCCGGTTCAGCAGGCGCTGTTCGGTACGGTACTGATTGACCCGGAAGTGTTGCGTCAGCTGTTCTACGGCCTGGCGCTGGTGCTGGTCATGCTGGTGCGTCCTGCCGGGATTTGGCCGGTACGCCACAAGGAGGTGAATACATGA
- a CDS encoding potassium transporter Kup has product MSPRHSSEPSQPLSRLTLLAGGALGVVFGDIGTSPLYTFRTVLSLSEHDPTPGVILGLLSLITWTLILVTSIKYAAFAMRIDNHGEGGIMALMSLLVEKGKGGRWVIFSALIGAALIYGDGAITPAISVLSALEGLEMVIPESQPYILPLTVAVLLALFLLQPFGTARIGKIFGPVMALWFLAIAALGVRGIIQHPSVLLALNPAYGIAFLFSNGYTSFLVLGGVFLCVTGAEALYADMGHFGKKPIWLAWYGIVFPSLLLNYAGQSALILAGADSKQNLFYTLCPPVLQVPLIVLAALATIIASQAIITGAFSMTRQAIQLGWLPRLRIKQTAAESYGQIYIGIINWLLMGVTIGLVVFFKSSDKLAAAYGIAVSLTMLMTTGLLFVAMREVWRWSLASSAVIALCFLVIDATFLFANLIKVLEGGYIPLLMAAAICTVMLIWHRGVKAVSASVGEKGVRVDAFFAQLQQKTVPRVAGSAVFLTRTQNNIPPVMRWHVARNRALQQDVLSLTIDILNVPYVGEEQRIRVEQRAPGYWHGVAQYGFMEHPDIPRLLQGVSEINALFATDDATWYVGHETIVAGEGEAGMAAWQRHIFAFMKRNCTHVINHYHLPSDRVVEISRRVAV; this is encoded by the coding sequence ATGAGCCCTCGCCACAGCAGTGAACCGTCTCAACCGCTCTCCCGGTTAACCCTGCTTGCAGGAGGCGCGCTGGGCGTCGTTTTTGGTGATATCGGCACCAGCCCGCTCTATACCTTCCGCACGGTGCTGTCGCTCTCTGAGCATGACCCTACGCCCGGCGTCATCCTGGGCCTGCTCTCCCTGATTACCTGGACACTCATCCTGGTAACGTCCATAAAATATGCCGCCTTCGCCATGCGAATTGATAATCATGGCGAGGGAGGCATCATGGCCTTGATGTCGCTTCTGGTGGAGAAAGGCAAAGGCGGGCGCTGGGTCATTTTTTCCGCCCTCATTGGCGCAGCGCTGATTTACGGTGACGGCGCGATAACCCCGGCTATCTCCGTGCTTTCTGCCCTTGAAGGGCTGGAGATGGTCATTCCTGAATCTCAGCCGTACATATTGCCCCTGACGGTGGCGGTTCTGCTGGCGCTGTTTCTTCTTCAGCCTTTTGGCACTGCGCGAATAGGGAAAATATTTGGCCCGGTCATGGCGCTGTGGTTTTTGGCGATTGCTGCGCTGGGTGTGCGAGGCATCATCCAACATCCCTCGGTACTGCTGGCCCTCAACCCTGCGTACGGCATCGCGTTTTTGTTTTCGAACGGGTACACCAGTTTCCTGGTCCTGGGCGGCGTTTTTCTCTGCGTGACGGGGGCCGAGGCCCTGTATGCAGACATGGGGCATTTTGGTAAAAAGCCGATCTGGCTTGCCTGGTACGGCATCGTCTTTCCTTCGCTGCTGCTCAACTATGCTGGCCAGTCAGCGCTGATTCTGGCCGGTGCCGACAGCAAACAAAACCTTTTCTACACGCTCTGTCCGCCTGTGCTGCAGGTTCCGCTCATCGTTCTTGCCGCGCTGGCGACGATCATCGCCAGTCAGGCGATTATCACTGGCGCTTTTTCCATGACGCGCCAGGCCATTCAGCTTGGCTGGTTACCCCGATTACGCATCAAACAGACGGCGGCAGAAAGCTACGGCCAGATTTATATCGGGATAATCAACTGGCTGCTGATGGGGGTGACCATCGGGCTGGTGGTGTTCTTTAAATCCTCCGATAAGCTCGCCGCCGCGTACGGCATCGCCGTGTCGTTAACCATGCTGATGACCACGGGGCTGCTGTTTGTGGCAATGCGCGAAGTGTGGCGCTGGAGCCTGGCCAGCAGCGCGGTGATTGCCCTCTGCTTCCTGGTGATTGATGCCACCTTCTTGTTTGCCAATCTGATTAAGGTCCTGGAGGGCGGCTATATTCCGCTGCTGATGGCCGCCGCTATTTGTACGGTGATGCTGATCTGGCACCGCGGCGTTAAGGCGGTATCCGCATCGGTGGGCGAGAAGGGCGTCAGAGTGGATGCGTTCTTTGCCCAGCTTCAGCAAAAGACGGTGCCAAGAGTGGCGGGCTCCGCCGTCTTTTTGACCCGTACGCAGAACAATATCCCGCCGGTCATGCGCTGGCACGTCGCGCGAAACCGGGCGCTACAGCAGGACGTGTTGTCGCTTACCATTGATATTCTGAATGTGCCCTACGTGGGGGAAGAACAACGGATCAGGGTAGAGCAGCGCGCGCCGGGCTACTGGCACGGCGTGGCGCAGTATGGCTTTATGGAACACCCGGACATCCCGCGTTTGCTGCAGGGTGTCAGCGAGATTAACGCGCTTTTCGCCACGGATGACGCCACCTGGTATGTCGGGCATGAAACCATTGTAGCAGGCGAGGGTGAGGCAGGTATGGCGGCCTGGCAGCGGCACATCTTTGCGTTCATGAAGCGCAACTGCACGCACGTCATCAACCACTATCACCTTCCCAGCGATCGGGTTGTCGAAATCAGCCGACGCGTTGCCGTGTAG
- a CDS encoding MFS transporter, translated as MFRQWLALVIIVLVYIPVAIDATVLHVAAPTLSMTLGASGNELLWIIDIYSLVMAGMVLPMGALGDRIGFKRLLMIGSTLFGLSSLAAAFAPSAGWLIAARASLAIGAAMIIPATLAGIRTLFIDARDRNIALGVWAAVGSGGAAFGPLIGGMLLEHFYWGSVFLINVPIVLVVVSLAARFVPPQQGRPEQPLNISHAIMLIVAILLLVYSAKTALKGVLSPWIVASALVTGSVLLFIFVRIQLRARVPMIDMRLFCHRIILSGVVMAMTAMIALVGFELLMAQELQFVHGFTPFEAGMFMLPLMVASGFSGPIAGVLVGRLGLRIVAAGGMGLSAVSFIGLSMLDFSTQQLLASALMVLLGFSAASALLASTSAIMAAAPKEKAAAAGAIETMSYELGAGLGIAIFGLLLTRSFSASIDLPPGLNASLVDKASSSIGEAMKVAQDLTPTLAESVIEAAKSAFITSHSVALGSAGGMLLLLAVGIWFSLAKVKPQ; from the coding sequence ATGTTTCGTCAGTGGTTAGCGTTAGTGATTATCGTGCTGGTGTATATCCCGGTGGCGATCGACGCGACGGTGCTGCACGTGGCGGCGCCGACATTGAGCATGACGCTGGGCGCCAGCGGCAATGAATTGCTGTGGATCATCGATATTTACTCGCTGGTGATGGCGGGAATGGTGCTGCCGATGGGCGCCCTGGGTGACCGCATTGGTTTTAAACGATTGCTGATGATTGGCAGCACGCTGTTTGGCCTGTCGTCGCTGGCGGCAGCGTTTGCCCCGTCAGCAGGGTGGCTGATTGCGGCGCGCGCCTCGCTGGCAATCGGCGCGGCGATGATTATTCCGGCTACGCTGGCTGGGATCCGCACGCTGTTTATCGACGCGCGGGATCGTAATATTGCGCTCGGCGTCTGGGCCGCGGTGGGGTCAGGTGGCGCGGCGTTTGGCCCGCTGATTGGCGGTATGCTGCTCGAGCATTTCTACTGGGGCTCGGTGTTTTTAATCAACGTGCCGATCGTGCTGGTGGTGGTTTCACTGGCCGCGCGTTTTGTGCCTCCTCAGCAGGGCCGCCCGGAGCAGCCGCTGAATATTAGCCATGCCATTATGCTGATTGTGGCGATTTTGCTGCTGGTCTACAGCGCGAAAACCGCCCTAAAAGGCGTCCTGTCACCGTGGATAGTCGCGTCCGCGCTGGTGACCGGCTCGGTGCTGCTGTTTATCTTCGTGCGTATTCAGCTCCGCGCTCGCGTACCGATGATCGACATGCGTCTGTTCTGCCATCGCATCATTTTGAGCGGCGTGGTGATGGCGATGACCGCCATGATTGCCCTGGTCGGGTTTGAGCTGCTGATGGCTCAGGAGCTGCAGTTTGTTCATGGCTTTACGCCGTTTGAAGCGGGAATGTTCATGCTGCCGCTGATGGTGGCGAGCGGGTTTAGCGGTCCGATCGCGGGTGTGCTGGTCGGACGATTAGGGCTACGCATCGTCGCGGCCGGCGGAATGGGGCTCAGCGCCGTCAGCTTTATCGGCCTGTCGATGCTCGACTTCAGCACGCAGCAGCTGCTGGCTTCTGCCCTGATGGTGCTGCTCGGCTTCAGTGCCGCCAGCGCGCTGCTGGCCTCGACCTCGGCAATTATGGCGGCCGCGCCGAAAGAGAAGGCCGCCGCCGCAGGGGCGATTGAAACCATGTCCTATGAACTGGGCGCCGGGCTGGGGATCGCCATCTTTGGTCTGCTGTTGACCCGCAGCTTCTCGGCGTCAATTGACCTGCCGCCCGGGCTGAACGCCTCGCTCGTCGATAAAGCCTCGTCATCCATTGGTGAGGCGATGAAGGTGGCGCAGGATCTGACCCCGACGCTGGCGGAGTCGGTGATTGAGGCGGCGAAAAGCGCGTTTATCACCTCACACAGCGTGGCGCTGGGCAGCGCGGGCGGAATGCTGCTGCTGTTGGCAGTGGGGATCTGGTTCAGCCTGGCGAAGGTCAAGCCGCAGTAA
- a CDS encoding ABC transporter ATP-binding protein — protein sequence MSLLTVRNMSKRFGGLTAVDDVSIAVNKGEIYGLIGPNGAGKTTCFNLITGLYPADSGEFSIADRPYFPKHIEKVTAAGIARTFQNVRLFNHMSVLENVMVGRHVRTRNGLWAALSRHKRAREEEKQTRELAWHWLEYTGIAKFAHYRACDLAYGHQRRLEIARALATDPLLLALDEPAAGMNAAEKVALGELLIRLRDDGKTLLMIEHDVKLVMGICDRLTVLDYGKTLASGTPESVRRDPAVIAAWLGGNAHV from the coding sequence ATGAGTCTGTTAACCGTACGCAACATGTCAAAACGCTTCGGCGGGCTTACCGCCGTGGACGACGTTTCGATCGCCGTGAACAAGGGCGAGATCTACGGCCTGATTGGTCCTAACGGGGCGGGAAAAACCACCTGTTTTAACCTGATCACCGGGCTTTATCCGGCGGACAGCGGTGAATTTTCAATTGCCGATAGGCCCTATTTTCCAAAGCACATTGAGAAAGTCACCGCCGCCGGGATCGCGCGCACCTTCCAGAACGTGCGCCTCTTTAACCACATGTCGGTGCTGGAAAACGTGATGGTGGGTCGCCACGTGCGCACCCGCAACGGCCTGTGGGCCGCGCTGAGCCGTCACAAACGCGCTCGCGAAGAAGAGAAACAGACCCGGGAGCTGGCCTGGCACTGGCTGGAGTACACCGGCATTGCGAAGTTCGCCCACTACCGCGCCTGCGATCTGGCCTATGGCCATCAGCGCCGTCTGGAGATTGCCCGCGCGCTGGCAACGGATCCGCTGCTGCTGGCGCTGGACGAACCCGCCGCCGGGATGAACGCAGCGGAAAAAGTAGCGCTCGGCGAGCTGCTAATCCGCCTTCGCGATGACGGCAAAACCCTGCTGATGATTGAACATGACGTCAAGCTGGTGATGGGCATCTGCGATCGCCTGACGGTGCTTGATTACGGTAAAACGCTCGCCAGCGGCACGCCGGAGAGCGTGCGCCGCGACCCGGCAGTGATCGCCGCCTGGCTTGGAGGCAACGCCCATGTCTGA
- a CDS encoding L-2-amino-thiazoline-4-carboxylic acid hydrolase, producing MSVNNELGILARRKIEAEIIKPIYEILVREIGKTRAQAVIGEAIEQAAIDAGKAFASKEPNGADVRSFIALQYLWEKDNALDVKVIDADDQQYNYNVTRCRYAEMYHEMGLGEIGHLLSCARDEKFIVGYAPDVKLTRTTTIMQGGSCCDFRYRSSKDKT from the coding sequence ATGAGTGTTAATAACGAGCTGGGCATTCTCGCCCGCCGCAAAATTGAAGCAGAAATTATTAAGCCAATTTATGAAATCCTGGTGCGCGAGATAGGGAAAACCCGCGCCCAGGCGGTCATTGGCGAGGCTATCGAGCAGGCCGCGATTGACGCAGGCAAAGCGTTTGCCAGCAAAGAACCCAACGGCGCGGACGTCAGGAGCTTCATCGCTCTGCAGTATCTGTGGGAAAAAGATAACGCGCTTGACGTGAAGGTGATCGACGCCGACGACCAGCAGTACAACTACAACGTGACCCGCTGCCGCTACGCAGAGATGTATCACGAAATGGGGCTGGGCGAGATCGGTCATCTGCTTTCCTGCGCGCGCGATGAAAAATTCATCGTTGGCTATGCGCCGGACGTGAAGCTGACCCGCACGACCACCATCATGCAGGGCGGTTCGTGCTGTGATTTCCGCTACCGCAGCAGTAAGGACAAGACATGA
- a CDS encoding TetR family transcriptional regulator: MRYLSKDERREAILQAAMRVALAEGLAAMTVRRIAAEAGVATGQVHHHFTSGGELKSLAFVRLIRELLDADVAGKQAGWREQLHGMLGSDDGRFEPYIRLWREAQILASRDADIKGAYVMTMEMWHQETVALIKAGTEAGELNPGDRAENIAWRLIGLVCGLDGMYILNMPEMDEAAFNNHLDKLITLELFSSPLHQ; encoded by the coding sequence ATGCGATATCTGAGCAAGGATGAACGGCGGGAAGCCATCTTACAGGCCGCCATGCGCGTGGCGCTGGCTGAAGGACTGGCTGCTATGACGGTACGCCGTATTGCTGCCGAGGCCGGAGTCGCCACCGGCCAGGTACATCATCATTTTACGTCCGGCGGCGAACTAAAATCGCTGGCCTTCGTACGGTTGATTCGCGAGCTGCTGGATGCGGACGTCGCGGGTAAACAGGCCGGATGGCGGGAGCAGCTTCATGGCATGCTCGGCAGCGATGACGGGAGGTTTGAGCCCTATATTCGCCTGTGGCGTGAGGCGCAAATCCTGGCCAGCCGCGATGCCGACATCAAAGGCGCCTATGTGATGACCATGGAGATGTGGCACCAGGAAACGGTGGCGCTTATCAAAGCGGGAACGGAGGCCGGAGAATTGAATCCGGGCGATCGGGCGGAAAATATTGCCTGGCGCTTGATTGGTCTGGTGTGCGGCCTTGACGGAATGTATATCTTAAACATGCCCGAAATGGACGAAGCCGCCTTTAACAATCATCTTGATAAACTCATCACGCTCGAGTTGTTTTCTAGCCCGCTTCATCAGTGA
- a CDS encoding LysR substrate-binding domain-containing protein has translation MNKTEQSSGLSAYADSRLANDPPLRAVRAFEAIARLGSVTLAAQELDISPSAVSHQLKVLEGYLQMPLTERQGRRLVLSQHGREYYRSIRAAFNVLRQATEHLAEQAQTRQVTISLIPLFGMGWFIPRLPDFMRANPQTEINVVYANHRNYLSDASDMSIRFGNGQWAGYQSEKLISGQMVPVCSCAFLRIHGHIDTPEQLLQMPLLHDEERTSWPQWFQLQGVKRSLRRSGPLFEDGLLTLAGVQAGLGCALMREPLIAPYLESGELVKIFDLPIDDGRDYYLCTRADSEMTEDGKLLQNWLRRAAGVEPLTA, from the coding sequence ATGAATAAAACAGAACAATCGTCGGGTTTGTCCGCGTATGCAGACAGTCGCCTGGCAAACGATCCGCCGCTTCGGGCTGTCCGTGCCTTCGAGGCCATCGCCCGGCTGGGCAGCGTCACGCTAGCCGCGCAGGAGTTGGATATCTCACCGTCGGCGGTCAGTCATCAGCTCAAGGTGCTCGAAGGCTATCTGCAAATGCCGCTGACGGAACGTCAGGGGCGCAGGCTGGTGCTGAGCCAGCACGGACGTGAATATTACCGCTCGATCCGTGCGGCGTTTAACGTGTTGCGACAGGCAACGGAGCATCTGGCAGAGCAGGCGCAAACGCGTCAGGTCACCATCAGCCTGATCCCGCTTTTTGGCATGGGGTGGTTTATCCCGCGTCTGCCTGATTTCATGCGCGCTAATCCGCAGACCGAGATCAACGTTGTGTATGCCAACCATCGTAACTATCTGAGCGATGCCTCGGATATGTCGATTCGTTTTGGTAACGGCCAGTGGGCGGGCTATCAGAGCGAAAAGCTGATTTCCGGACAGATGGTTCCGGTGTGTAGCTGCGCGTTTTTGCGCATTCATGGGCATATCGATACGCCTGAGCAACTGCTGCAAATGCCGCTGCTGCATGATGAGGAGCGCACCAGCTGGCCGCAGTGGTTTCAGTTGCAGGGGGTAAAACGATCTCTGCGGCGCAGCGGCCCCCTGTTTGAAGACGGGCTGTTGACGCTGGCGGGCGTACAGGCTGGTCTGGGCTGCGCGCTGATGCGCGAGCCGCTGATCGCGCCTTATCTTGAGAGCGGCGAGCTGGTGAAGATATTTGACTTACCCATTGACGACGGGCGCGACTATTACCTCTGCACGCGTGCCGATTCAGAGATGACCGAGGACGGTAAGCTGCTGCAAAACTGGCTTCGTCGGGCTGCAGGCGTCGAACCGCTTACGGCGTAA
- a CDS encoding ABC transporter ATP-binding protein yields MSELLKVERVDVHYGGIQAVRDVSFTLHEGEQATLIGANGAGKSSTVRAITGLESFSGRIEFNGKTVRKHRPETLLRDGLVMVPEGRGIFSRMTVLENLQMGAWLRRDAVTVKREMNEIFERFPRLGERQHQLAGLLSGGEQQLLALNRALLSRPRLLILDEPSMGLAPKMVENIFAVIAGLRERGVALLLIEQNARLALEVTDSAWVMDSGSIVHHGESKALLNDDRIAQIYLGEMPV; encoded by the coding sequence ATGTCTGAATTACTGAAGGTGGAACGCGTGGACGTGCATTACGGCGGCATTCAGGCCGTACGCGATGTCTCTTTTACCCTGCACGAGGGCGAACAGGCTACGCTGATCGGCGCTAACGGCGCGGGGAAAAGCTCCACCGTGCGCGCCATTACCGGGCTGGAAAGCTTTAGCGGCCGTATTGAATTCAACGGTAAAACGGTGCGTAAGCACAGGCCCGAAACCCTGCTCCGTGACGGACTGGTGATGGTCCCGGAAGGACGCGGGATCTTCTCCCGAATGACGGTGCTGGAAAACCTGCAGATGGGCGCCTGGCTCAGACGTGACGCTGTCACCGTTAAGCGCGAGATGAACGAGATCTTCGAACGCTTCCCGCGCCTGGGAGAACGCCAGCATCAGCTCGCAGGCCTGCTTTCCGGCGGAGAACAACAGCTGCTGGCCCTTAACCGCGCCCTGCTCAGCCGCCCGCGCCTGCTGATCCTCGACGAACCCTCGATGGGCCTTGCACCGAAGATGGTCGAAAACATTTTTGCCGTCATTGCCGGCCTGCGCGAGCGCGGCGTTGCCCTGCTGCTCATCGAACAAAACGCTCGTCTCGCGCTGGAAGTCACCGACAGCGCGTGGGTGATGGACAGCGGCAGCATCGTTCATCATGGCGAATCGAAAGCGCTGCTCAATGACGACCGGATTGCACAGATTTATTTGGGCGAAATGCCCGTTTAA
- a CDS encoding Zn-dependent hydrolase, producing the protein MIRVNAERLWSTLEMMAQIGGTPAGGVTRLALSEEDRIARNLLRDWALDAGFTCDVDSMGNMFIRRAGKKPQLAPVMTGSHVDTQPLGGNYDGVYGVLAGLELLRTLNDHNVETERDVVLVNWTNEEGARFAPAMLSSGVWTGQFSEAYAHARTDNEGTTVGEALESIGYRGEASARAFPVHACYELHIEQGPILEDEAIDIGLVRAAMGQRWFTLTLDGFAAHAGTTPMHSRRDALTAFAELALKVEEIGYRHAPDGRATIGMAKVTPNSRNVVPSRVECSVEFRHPMQQALEAMEAALHKVAESLSLRGVTAAVERIFDYAPIAFDAECLARSEKAVAELGYSSKPMVSGAGHDACYVSKIAPASMIFIPCVKGISHNEAERILPEWSEKGANVLLHSVLSAALER; encoded by the coding sequence ATGATCCGCGTCAACGCCGAACGGCTGTGGTCAACGCTTGAGATGATGGCGCAGATCGGCGGCACGCCCGCCGGCGGCGTGACCCGTCTGGCGCTGAGCGAGGAAGATCGTATTGCGCGTAACCTGCTGCGCGACTGGGCGCTGGATGCGGGTTTCACCTGCGACGTCGACAGCATGGGCAATATGTTTATCCGTCGCGCGGGGAAAAAACCGCAGCTTGCCCCGGTCATGACGGGTTCACATGTGGATACCCAGCCGCTGGGCGGTAACTACGACGGGGTTTACGGCGTGCTGGCCGGGCTGGAGCTGCTGCGAACCCTTAACGACCATAACGTTGAGACTGAACGTGACGTTGTGCTGGTGAACTGGACCAACGAAGAAGGCGCGCGCTTTGCGCCGGCCATGCTCTCTTCAGGGGTCTGGACGGGACAGTTTAGCGAAGCGTACGCGCATGCCCGCACGGATAACGAAGGCACTACCGTGGGCGAAGCGCTGGAGAGCATTGGCTACCGGGGTGAAGCCTCTGCCCGCGCGTTTCCCGTTCACGCCTGCTACGAACTGCACATCGAACAGGGTCCGATCCTGGAAGATGAAGCCATCGATATCGGGTTAGTCCGCGCGGCAATGGGCCAGCGTTGGTTTACCCTGACGCTGGATGGATTCGCCGCCCACGCGGGCACGACGCCGATGCACAGCCGCCGCGACGCGCTGACCGCCTTCGCAGAGCTGGCGCTGAAGGTGGAAGAAATTGGCTACCGGCATGCGCCGGACGGACGCGCGACGATCGGTATGGCGAAGGTTACGCCAAACTCGCGCAACGTTGTGCCGTCTCGCGTGGAATGCAGCGTTGAGTTTCGCCATCCTATGCAGCAGGCGCTGGAAGCCATGGAAGCGGCGCTGCATAAGGTGGCTGAAAGCCTCAGCCTGCGCGGCGTCACTGCTGCCGTTGAGCGCATTTTTGACTACGCGCCCATCGCGTTTGATGCCGAATGCCTGGCGCGTTCGGAGAAGGCCGTGGCAGAACTGGGCTATTCGTCGAAACCGATGGTCTCCGGTGCGGGACATGACGCCTGCTATGTCAGCAAAATTGCGCCCGCCAGCATGATCTTTATCCCCTGCGTGAAAGGCATCAGCCATAACGAAGCGGAAAGGATCCTGCCGGAGTGGTCGGAGAAAGGGGCGAATGTGTTATTGCATAGCGTCCTGTCTGCGGCCCTTGAGAGATAG